A single region of the Lysinibacillus sp. B2A1 genome encodes:
- a CDS encoding PaaR repeat-containing protein, translated as MPAAIRKGDICKGHGCFVPRPNDEGSHNVFINSIPAHRVGDHWMTHCCGAICHDSVAATGSPNVFVNKKRLCRVDDLTACGSSMGNTHSPNVFVNGRG; from the coding sequence ATGCCTGCAGCAATCCGAAAAGGGGATATATGTAAGGGTCATGGCTGTTTTGTTCCCCGTCCAAATGACGAGGGCAGTCACAATGTGTTTATTAACAGCATACCTGCCCATCGAGTGGGTGACCACTGGATGACTCATTGTTGCGGCGCAATATGTCATGATTCGGTGGCAGCAACAGGTAGTCCCAACGTATTCGTTAACAAAAAGCGATTGTGTCGTGTGGATGACCTTACAGCGTGTGGCTCATCTATGGGCAATACACACAGCCCAAACGTTTTTGTAAATGGTAGGGGGTAA
- a CDS encoding phage tail protein, whose translation MNSYTTIQGETWDLIAYRLWGSEYLLPLLLEANPKHREIVFFPGDVVLNVPVIDTAIYTQRPSWLGEEDTL comes from the coding sequence ATGAATAGTTATACAACTATCCAGGGCGAAACATGGGATCTAATTGCATATAGGTTATGGGGAAGTGAATATTTGCTTCCCCTTTTGCTTGAGGCAAATCCAAAACATCGTGAAATTGTGTTTTTTCCTGGCGATGTAGTGTTGAATGTGCCTGTTATTGATACGGCAATTTATACACAACGTCCATCGTGGCTCGGTGAGGAGGATACGCTATGA
- a CDS encoding phage tail tape measure protein produces the protein MARKALEMTIKIGGQIARSLGNAFQRATGNIDDLRNQSRAAQRELNRLGNEFRQGRITQTQYAEETERVTRELRQLENAQRRVKAISGTLQSGINTTKAVASVAAFTTATVAGAAAMKSLNVASDFEAQMSKVQSKTGATAAEMKGLRETALRLGASTSLSASETAIAMDDLAAGGMNTNQIMKAMPGIIAGAEASGEDLSTVSNTVSTALSIWGMNAEEASKVSDVLAMSANISAASVEDMAYAFKYAGKPAADLGLSLEEVSAATAIMTNSGLEGSNAGTSLRASLLALNNPAKAQQKIMNKLGFSMQDANKEAKSMSTIVRDLTRATEHMSDAERVATIGKLVGTEAVSGFLSLMSAGPEQIDKMTKSLENSAGSAAKAAAVMKDNYAGAKEEFFGSIESGQIAFATPILDVLKDTFQGLSGMVDENMAGIGALGEKVAGGLRDILDPFATLKPELTPEIRHDPEAFKEYEKELAKFNKFDGMDLEDKIIYSLDTATDKMEAWLGGSGGEAMSEIFSKLGEIAFEAWLGAFTGSLKAAGSNLMDGNIGGAVGMGAAAWMMGGGLMVKGAIGAGKWGRDAYNSRRATTLPPPTPPTPPTPPPTPPPTPPPTPPTPGNNGGIIGPNRTGTITRYGGGPHPPPVPPPIPPNPPPSRGARIMGQVGKVGKVAGKALLPLSIAMEAYNISKSDDKVKATSESVGGLAGGIGGAKIGAGIGTAIAGPVGTAVGGILGGAVGYFGGKWFGGKAVDTARGGSSATATSAPAPTPSKQTTESKATTTQTLDTTQLNASATKLAATFETTNMMMANLSTSFGQVSTTVTSSLTTLQTSASTTAVNMDNLTMYSGQVSTNFVTSFFSLKTSTDLSTANMSTLAATIGQASGWINSIQGIQTATQNVIAALNSLKTRIDNTQITGGGGATPRRTQYE, from the coding sequence ATGGCTAGAAAAGCATTGGAAATGACTATCAAAATCGGTGGCCAAATCGCTAGATCTTTAGGAAACGCGTTTCAACGTGCGACGGGTAATATAGACGATTTACGTAATCAATCAAGAGCAGCACAACGTGAATTAAATCGTTTAGGGAATGAGTTTCGACAGGGGCGAATTACGCAAACGCAATATGCCGAAGAAACTGAACGAGTTACACGTGAGTTACGTCAACTTGAAAATGCACAACGGCGAGTTAAAGCTATTAGTGGAACTTTACAAAGTGGTATTAATACAACAAAAGCTGTAGCAAGCGTTGCGGCTTTTACAACTGCGACTGTAGCTGGTGCCGCAGCTATGAAATCGCTAAATGTTGCCTCAGATTTTGAGGCACAGATGTCAAAAGTACAAAGTAAAACTGGAGCAACTGCTGCAGAAATGAAGGGTTTGCGAGAAACGGCACTTAGATTGGGTGCAAGTACAAGTCTATCAGCATCTGAAACAGCTATTGCAATGGATGACCTAGCTGCAGGTGGAATGAACACAAATCAAATCATGAAAGCTATGCCTGGTATTATTGCAGGTGCAGAAGCGAGTGGTGAGGATTTATCGACCGTTTCAAACACAGTTTCTACAGCTCTAAGCATCTGGGGCATGAATGCTGAGGAAGCTTCTAAAGTTTCTGATGTGCTTGCGATGTCAGCAAATATTTCTGCTGCTAGTGTTGAAGATATGGCGTATGCATTTAAATACGCTGGTAAACCTGCAGCTGATTTAGGATTAAGTTTGGAAGAAGTCTCTGCTGCTACAGCAATTATGACGAATTCTGGTTTAGAGGGGAGCAACGCAGGTACATCTTTACGTGCTTCCTTATTAGCGTTAAATAATCCTGCAAAAGCACAGCAAAAAATCATGAATAAATTGGGCTTTAGCATGCAAGATGCCAATAAAGAAGCCAAGTCTATGTCTACGATTGTTAGAGATTTGACTAGAGCTACAGAACATATGAGTGATGCTGAGCGTGTCGCTACTATAGGGAAATTAGTTGGAACTGAAGCAGTGTCTGGTTTCCTCTCATTAATGAGTGCAGGGCCTGAACAGATAGACAAAATGACCAAATCATTAGAAAATAGCGCAGGTTCTGCAGCAAAAGCAGCTGCAGTAATGAAAGACAATTATGCAGGCGCTAAAGAGGAGTTTTTTGGTTCAATTGAGTCAGGTCAGATTGCATTTGCTACTCCTATTTTGGACGTATTAAAGGACACATTTCAAGGACTTTCAGGTATGGTCGATGAGAATATGGCTGGTATAGGTGCTTTAGGCGAAAAAGTAGCAGGGGGGCTACGAGATATTTTAGATCCCTTTGCCACATTGAAGCCTGAGTTAACACCTGAAATCCGCCATGATCCGGAGGCTTTTAAAGAATACGAAAAAGAATTAGCTAAGTTCAATAAATTCGATGGAATGGATTTGGAAGACAAAATAATCTATTCCCTAGATACCGCAACTGACAAGATGGAAGCATGGTTAGGTGGTAGCGGTGGTGAAGCAATGAGCGAAATCTTTTCAAAACTTGGTGAAATTGCTTTTGAAGCTTGGTTAGGAGCATTTACTGGATCTTTGAAAGCAGCAGGAAGCAATTTAATGGACGGGAATATTGGTGGTGCAGTTGGCATGGGCGCAGCCGCTTGGATGATGGGCGGTGGTTTAATGGTAAAGGGTGCAATTGGAGCAGGTAAGTGGGGCAGAGATGCTTATAATTCCAGACGAGCAACAACTTTGCCACCCCCAACGCCACCAACGCCCCCAACGCCTCCACCAACGCCTCCACCAACACCACCCCCTACACCCCCAACGCCTGGAAATAACGGTGGCATCATAGGACCGAATCGAACAGGTACAATTACTCGATATGGAGGTGGGCCACACCCTCCTCCCGTGCCACCACCAATACCTCCAAATCCTCCCCCTTCACGAGGGGCTCGGATAATGGGGCAAGTTGGTAAAGTAGGTAAAGTTGCAGGGAAAGCTTTGTTACCTCTCAGTATTGCAATGGAAGCCTACAATATCAGCAAGTCCGATGATAAAGTAAAAGCAACAAGCGAATCGGTCGGTGGACTTGCAGGTGGAATCGGTGGAGCCAAAATCGGTGCAGGTATTGGTACAGCTATTGCTGGACCCGTTGGAACAGCAGTGGGTGGAATACTTGGTGGAGCTGTCGGCTATTTTGGCGGTAAATGGTTTGGTGGTAAAGCAGTCGATACTGCGCGTGGAGGTAGTAGCGCAACAGCAACAAGTGCGCCTGCACCTACACCATCAAAACAAACAACAGAAAGCAAAGCGACAACTACACAAACACTAGATACAACACAACTAAATGCATCTGCTACAAAATTAGCAGCAACATTTGAGACAACCAATATGATGATGGCTAATCTATCAACAAGTTTTGGACAAGTAAGTACCACTGTCACAAGTTCGCTTACAACACTTCAAACGAGCGCTAGTACTACGGCTGTTAATATGGACAATTTAACGATGTACTCAGGACAAGTAAGTACTAATTTTGTGACATCATTTTTCTCATTAAAAACATCTACTGATCTATCGACTGCAAATATGTCTACTCTAGCAGCAACTATTGGGCAGGCAAGTGGTTGGATTAATTCAATTCAAGGTATTCAAACAGCTACTCAAAATGTAATAGCAGCTCTAAATAGTCTCAAGACACGTATTGATAATACACAGATAACCGGTGGAGGTGGCGCTACACCAAGGAGGACACAGTATGAATAG